From Salvia splendens isolate huo1 chromosome 16, SspV2, whole genome shotgun sequence, a single genomic window includes:
- the LOC121770141 gene encoding SNF1-related protein kinase regulatory subunit gamma-1-like: MSAKTKQDSKSGKDESYDAYFDMVQSRKKLPCALQEKLTSAFAKIPVSSFPKVPGGKVIEIQADMSIGDALKVLSETNILSAPVVDPEASDSKDWRNRYLGIVDYSAIVLYVMQTAEIAAVTLSATSAAAAGVGTAAAGTIGALALGATGPLAMAGLTVAAVGAAVAGGVAADRGMGKDAATAADKLGNDFYKVILHEEPFKSTTVRSILKSYRWVPFVPVAPDSSMLSVMLLLSKYRLRNVPVIELGSPSISNFITQSAVVHGLQECRGRDWFDCIAAHPISDLGLPFMSLDQVVSVRDNELVLEAFKKMKENQIGGLPVVEGESTKMLGNISIRDIRFLLLKPELFKNFRELAVKDFIKAVASTTADNSKMVTPITCQSSSTLGTVIDTLASRAVHRIYVVSGEGKQVLGVVTLRDVISCFITEPPNFFDDYFGFTAKEILSR; this comes from the exons ATGTCAGCGAAAACGAAGCAAGATTCAAAGAGCGGGAAAGACGAGAGCTACGATGCCTACTTCGATATGGTGCAGAGCAGAAAGAAGCTCCCCTGCGCATTGCAGGAGAAGCTAACATCCGCATTCGCAAAAATACCTGTCTCGTCCTTCCCCAAAGTCCCCGGTGGGAAAG TTATCGAGATTCAAGCAGACATGTCGATAGGCGATGCCCTTAAGGTGTTATCAGAAACCAACATTCTCTCGGCTCCTGTAGTCGACCCCGAGGCTAGTGATAGCAAGGATTGGAGGAATAGATATTTGGGGATCGTTGATTACTCTGCTATAGTTCTTTATGTGATGCAGACCGCAGAAATCGCAGCGGTGACCTTATCCGCCACctcagctgctgctgctggagTCGGGACTGCTGCTGCCGGTACCATTGGCGCACTAGCACTAGGTGCCACGGGTCCCCTAGCCATGGCTGGGCTGACTGTAGCTGCAGTCGGTGCAGCTGTGGCAGGGGGTGTGGCCGCGGACAGAGGAATGGGGAAAGATGCTGCCACTGCTGCGGATAAGTTAGGCAACGATTTCTACAAGGTCATCCTCCACGAGGAGCCTTTTAAGTCGACCACG GTTAGGTCGATCCTTAAGTCGTATAGATGGGTGCCTTTTGTGCCCGTTGCTCCGGATAGCTCGATGTTGAGCGTTATGCTTCTGCTCTCGAAGTATAGGCTAAGGAACGTCCCCGTGATCGAGCTAGGGAGTCCATCTATCAGCAACTTCATTACTCAATCCGCAGTGGTACACGGCCTCCAAGAATGCAGGGGAAGGGACTGGTTCGACTGCATCGCTGCGCATCCTATATCCGACCTCGGGCTCCCTTTCATGTCCCTAGATCAG GTGGTGAGCGTTCGGGACAATGAGTTGGTTCTCGAAGCCTTCAAGAAGATGAAGGAGAATCAAATCGGAGGGCTCCCAGTCGTGGAGGGCGAGTCAACGAAGATGTTGGGAAACATAAGCATAAGAGATATTAGATTCTTGTTGCTCAAACCTGAGCTATTCAAAAATTTCAG GGAGCTCGCTGTGAAGGACTTCATAAAGGCTGTGGCGTCGACCACAGCCGACAATAGTAAAATGGTGACACCAATCACGTGCCAGTCGAGTTCGACTCTTGGCACTGTGATAGACACTCTGGCCTCGAGGGCGGTCCATAGGATCTATGTCGTTTCAGGGGAGGGAAAGCAGGTGCTCGGCGTTGTTACCCTAAGAGATGTCATCTCCTGTTTCATCACTGAGCCTCCCAATTTCTTCGATGATTACTTTGGCTTCACCGCGAAAGAAATATTGAGTCGATAG